One window of Dendropsophus ebraccatus isolate aDenEbr1 chromosome 13, aDenEbr1.pat, whole genome shotgun sequence genomic DNA carries:
- the LOC138771177 gene encoding adenosine receptor A3-like — protein sequence MSPVLIVYATLIIGTSIGVVSANLILLLLCVSHLKLRTDTWGLTLNLSLCDMLFGISVISVAIYSCLEGGLFLNNSVACQLIGFLLVLLQLASLNSLVWATVDKFTEICFPLRYAQIVTKRRIWIILIFLWIYAVVVAALPFMGFGDYSFNREVYVCLPSLNSTTMAYSMTLLSGGVITPIAAISVLYVAIIQIARNQAKRGTFICNDQHCYYVPIRSYFRNTFILMFSAFYLLVCWIPSVTISFYEIFYADNVPPIVQMASTWLIVLTSGINPWVNSLAQRKYRKAFLESWQKLKKIFRDMGSSSESPSENERQSSIQTQHCLPGHNTTGSIQT from the exons atgtcacctgtgttGATCGTCTATGCGACACTTATAATCGGCACAAGTATCGGTGTTGTGAGTGCCAACCTCATCCTGCTACTCCTGTGCGTGTCCCACCTGAAGCTGCGCACAGACACCTGGGGTCTGACCCTTAACCTCAGCCTATGCGACATGCTTTTTGGGATAAGTGTCATCTCCGTTGCGATCTACAGCTGCTTAGAAGGTGGCCTCTTCTTGAATAACAGCGTCGCCTGTCAACTAATAGGATTCCTGCTTGTTTTACTGCAGCTGGCTTCCTTAAACTCCCTGGTGTGGGCAACGGTTGACAAGTTTACAGAGATCTGTTTCCCCCTGCGATACGCTCAGATAGTCACCAAGAGGCGGATTTGGATTATCCTGATTTTTTTGTGGATTTATGCCGTGGTCGTGGCTGCTCTGCCTTTTATGGGGTTTGGAGACTACAGCTTCAATAGAGAAGTCTACGTGTGTTTGCCTTCGCTGAACTCCACCACCATGGCCTACAGCATGACGCTGCTCAGCGGCGGTGTCATCACTCCCATAGCGGCCATCAGCGTATTGTACGTCGCCATCATTCAGATTGCCAGGAACCAGGCCAAGAGAGGAACTTTTATTTGCAATGACCAACATTGCTACTATGTGCCCATTCGGTCTTACTTCCGAAATACTTTCATTCTGATGTTCTCTGCAT TTTACCTTCTAGTATGCTGGATTCCATCAGTCACAATTAGCTTTTATGAAATATTTTACGCTGACAACGTCCCCCCAATAGTACAAATGGCTTCCACTTGGCTCATTGTATTGACATCTGGGATAAATCCATGGGTTAATTCACTGGCTCAAAG AAAATATAGAAAAGCCTTCCTAGAGAGCTGGCAGAAGCTTAAAAAGATCTTCCGGGACATGGGCTCCAGTTCAGAGTCGCCAAGTGAAAATGAGAGACAGTCAAGCATCCAGACTCAGCACTGCCTGCCTGGACATAACACGACGGGTTCCATTCAAACATGA